One genomic window of Monodelphis domestica isolate mMonDom1 chromosome 1, mMonDom1.pri, whole genome shotgun sequence includes the following:
- the LOC100010024 gene encoding olfactory receptor 2D2-like, which yields MNQTWITEFLLLGLSDDSQTQLLLFALFLVVYLVTLLGNLLLITLVLTDSQLHTPMYFFLCNLSTADLFFSTSIVPQALFNLVSRRKVISFIGCAAQLLLFLLFGCTECALLAVMSYDRYLAICDPMHYPLIMTWRVCGYMALGCWASGILVSLVDTTFTLRLPYQGDNRIAHFFCEPPAILALASADIHSAETAIFLMGVVILLAPLSLILVSYGSILMTVVRMKTTSGRLKAFSTCGSHLLVVILFYGSGIISYMTPKSAKLLGKLVSMFYSVITPMLNPLIYSLKNKDVKKALRDVAIKRLLLKL from the coding sequence ATGAACCAGACCTGGATTACAGAATTTCTCCTCTTGGGTCTCTCTGATGACTCTCAGACTCAACTGCTACTCTTTGCATTGTTCCTGGTGGTCTACTTGGTTACTTTACTTGGAAATCTACTCCTCATCACCCTGGTTCTGACTGACTCACAGCTCCATACACCCATGTATTTTTTCCTGTGCAACTTGTCTACAGCTGACCTTTTCTTTTCTACCTCCATTGTTCCCCAAGCCCTGTTTAACTTGGTGTCTAGGAGGAAGGTAATTTCCTTCATAGGATGTGCAGCTcagcttcttctcttcctcctctttgggTGTACAGAATGTGCACTGTTAGCTGTGATGTCCTATGACCGGTACTTGGCAATATGTGATCCCATGCACTACCCTCTCATCATGACATGGAGAGTATGTGGCTACATGGCTTTGGGGTGCTGGGCTAGTGGTATTCTAGTGTCCTTGGTGGACACAACTTTTACACTAAGGCTCCCTTATCAAGGAGACAATAGGATTGCTCATTTCTTTTGTGAACCCCCAGCAATCTTGGCCCTGGCATCTGCAGATATCCACAGTGCAGAGACAGCTATTTTCCTTATGGGTGTAGTGATCCTTCTTGCACCTCTATCCCTGATCTTGGTCTCCTATGGCTCTATATTAATGACTGTGGTCAGGATGAAGACAACCTCAGGGAGACTTAAAGCATTTTCTACATGTGGCTCCCATCTTCTTGTAGTCATCCTTTTTTATGGGTCAGGAATAATCTCTTACATGACGCCCAAGTCTGCTAAATTGCTGGGGAAGCTGGTATCAATGTTTTATTCAGTGATAACACCAATGCTCAACCCTCTGATCTACAGCCTGAAGAACAAAGATGTGAAGAAAGCACTCAGGGATGTGGCTATCAAGAGATTATTACTTAAACTCTGA